Proteins encoded within one genomic window of Microbacterium sp. LKL04:
- a CDS encoding 2-hydroxyacid dehydrogenase: protein MTTPPASRPAPGEIVQVGPLLPGLAATLREDFAAALLPADRTDPGFAAVAEAARIVVTSGRTGVDADLIERMPRLEAVVNFGVGYDTTDVDAASRRGIVVSHTPDVLTDCVADTALGLLLDVFRGFSAADRFVRAGRWEASAFPLTRRFSGSRLGVLGLGRIGRAIAARADAFGVQVSYSGRRPVEGVPYRFVPDPVALARESDALVVAVAGGAGTVGLVDAAVIDALGPEGYLVNIARGSVVDEDALVAALEAGRLGGAGLDVFADEPHVPSALLGRDDVVLLPHLGSGTVDTRADMAALVLDNLRAYLADGRLVTPVPETAALAR, encoded by the coding sequence ATGACGACGCCCCCCGCATCCCGTCCCGCCCCCGGTGAGATCGTTCAGGTCGGCCCCCTGCTGCCGGGCCTCGCGGCGACCCTCCGCGAGGACTTCGCCGCCGCGCTCCTGCCGGCGGACCGCACCGACCCCGGCTTCGCCGCCGTCGCCGAGGCCGCCCGGATCGTCGTCACGAGCGGACGCACCGGCGTCGACGCCGACCTCATCGAGCGGATGCCGCGCCTCGAGGCCGTGGTGAACTTCGGCGTCGGCTACGACACGACCGATGTGGACGCGGCATCCCGTCGCGGCATCGTCGTCTCGCACACGCCGGACGTCCTCACCGACTGCGTCGCCGACACCGCCCTGGGGCTCCTGCTCGACGTCTTCCGCGGCTTCTCGGCCGCCGACCGCTTCGTCCGCGCGGGGCGGTGGGAGGCATCCGCCTTCCCCCTCACACGGCGCTTCTCGGGCTCGCGGCTCGGCGTCCTCGGGCTCGGCCGCATCGGCCGCGCGATCGCCGCACGGGCCGACGCCTTCGGCGTGCAGGTCTCGTACTCGGGCAGGCGGCCCGTCGAGGGCGTGCCGTACCGGTTCGTTCCGGACCCCGTGGCCCTCGCCCGTGAGAGCGACGCGCTCGTCGTGGCCGTCGCCGGCGGTGCGGGCACCGTCGGCCTGGTGGATGCCGCGGTCATCGACGCGCTCGGGCCGGAGGGCTACCTCGTCAACATCGCCCGCGGGTCGGTCGTCGATGAGGACGCCCTCGTGGCCGCGCTGGAGGCGGGCCGCCTCGGCGGCGCCGGGCTCGACGTCTTCGCCGACGAGCCGCACGTGCCGAGCGCCCTCCTCGGTCGCGACGACGTCGTGCTGCTCCCCCACCTCGGCAGCGGCACCGTCGACACCCGCGCCGACATGGCGGCTCTCGTGCTCGACAACCTGCGCGCCTACCTCGCGGACGGCCGGCTGGTCACACCGGTTCCCGAGACCGCCGCGCTCGCCCGGTAG
- a CDS encoding ABC transporter permease, producing the protein MWSYLRGRILQSALPLVAVVLGVFLLARLTGDPASLYLPLNATEEMRADFSERYGLDKPVWAQLGDYLAGVVRFDFGVSMRTGEPAADMVLRAFPATLQLAAATMLLAVIIAAVVGCWAALKPNGAADRVASFTSMTAASVPDFWLAIMGIWIFAIWLGVLPTSGTAGAAAWILPVAVLMMRPVGVLTQVVRGSMVTALGQPYVKVARSKGAGEFYIVSRHALRNAAAPALTVAGDLTVGFINGAVVIESIFGWPGIGKLMIDSILMRDFPVLQAAVLLTAIAIFALNILIDVCYALLDPRVRPAAKRRRTSKPTTESTKEPAHV; encoded by the coding sequence ATGTGGAGCTACCTGCGCGGACGCATCCTGCAGAGCGCACTGCCCCTGGTCGCGGTGGTGCTGGGAGTCTTCCTCCTGGCGCGCCTGACCGGCGACCCCGCCAGCCTCTACCTTCCGCTCAACGCGACGGAGGAGATGAGGGCCGACTTCAGCGAGCGGTACGGGCTCGACAAGCCCGTCTGGGCGCAACTGGGCGACTACCTGGCCGGCGTCGTCCGGTTCGACTTCGGCGTCTCGATGCGCACAGGAGAGCCCGCAGCCGACATGGTGCTGCGGGCCTTCCCGGCCACCCTGCAGCTGGCTGCGGCGACGATGCTGCTCGCGGTGATCATCGCCGCGGTGGTCGGATGCTGGGCCGCGCTGAAGCCGAACGGCGCCGCCGACCGGGTGGCGAGCTTCACCTCCATGACCGCGGCCAGCGTGCCGGACTTCTGGCTCGCGATCATGGGCATCTGGATCTTCGCCATCTGGCTGGGTGTGCTGCCGACGTCCGGCACCGCGGGCGCCGCGGCCTGGATCCTGCCGGTCGCGGTGCTCATGATGCGCCCCGTCGGCGTGCTCACCCAGGTCGTCCGGGGCTCGATGGTCACCGCCCTCGGCCAGCCGTACGTGAAGGTCGCCCGCAGCAAGGGAGCGGGCGAGTTCTACATCGTGTCCCGGCATGCGCTACGGAACGCTGCGGCTCCGGCGCTCACGGTCGCGGGCGATCTCACGGTCGGATTCATCAACGGCGCCGTCGTGATCGAGTCGATCTTCGGGTGGCCCGGCATCGGCAAGCTGATGATCGACTCCATCCTCATGCGCGACTTCCCCGTGCTGCAGGCCGCCGTCCTGCTCACCGCGATCGCGATCTTCGCCCTCAACATCCTGATCGACGTCTGCTACGCGCTGCTCGATCCGCGGGTCCGCCCCGCGGCGAAGCGACGCCGGACGTCGAAGCCCACCACCGAGTCGACGAAGGAGCCGGCCCATGTCTGA
- a CDS encoding NAD(P)-dependent oxidoreductase, with the protein MKVVVTDPVISGFADVLGEAVLLPGATDDEIADALADADAVVCSRLTPAMTRDAGRLRLVHVTGAGVDRLEPGSVPDGAAVCNTGHHGEAIAEHVLMTTLMLRRRARQADAEMRAGAWRTVMNTDDVPFHRALAGRTIGIAGAGEIGGAVARLAQAFGMRIAFLRRHVTGALPDGVTDATVYGEDERNSFFAASDVLVVTIPLSDATRGAIGAHELALLPPGAIVVNVARGPVIDLDALCEALAGDRLAGAAIDVWWGAPTGVEAPASVARLAAFEHTVLTPHHSGHAREVFAARAADIARNLELLAAGAPLERRVR; encoded by the coding sequence GTGAAGGTCGTCGTCACCGATCCCGTCATCAGCGGCTTCGCCGACGTCCTCGGCGAAGCCGTGCTGCTGCCCGGAGCGACCGACGACGAGATCGCCGACGCGCTCGCCGACGCCGACGCGGTCGTGTGCTCGCGGCTGACGCCGGCGATGACGAGGGATGCCGGGCGCCTCCGCCTCGTCCACGTGACGGGCGCGGGCGTCGACCGCCTCGAGCCGGGGTCGGTGCCGGACGGTGCCGCCGTGTGCAACACCGGTCACCACGGTGAGGCGATCGCCGAGCACGTGCTCATGACGACGCTCATGCTCCGTCGCCGCGCCCGCCAGGCCGATGCCGAGATGCGAGCCGGGGCGTGGCGCACGGTCATGAACACGGACGACGTGCCGTTCCACCGCGCGCTCGCCGGGCGCACCATCGGCATCGCCGGCGCCGGCGAGATCGGCGGCGCCGTCGCCCGGCTCGCGCAGGCCTTCGGGATGCGCATCGCATTCCTCCGCCGGCATGTGACCGGAGCGCTGCCCGACGGCGTTACGGACGCGACGGTGTACGGCGAGGACGAGCGCAATTCGTTCTTCGCGGCATCCGACGTGCTCGTGGTGACCATTCCGCTCAGCGACGCCACCCGCGGCGCGATCGGGGCGCACGAGCTGGCCCTCCTGCCGCCGGGCGCGATCGTCGTCAACGTCGCGCGTGGTCCGGTCATCGACCTCGACGCGCTCTGCGAGGCGCTGGCCGGCGACCGGCTCGCCGGGGCCGCGATCGACGTCTGGTGGGGGGCTCCGACCGGCGTCGAGGCACCGGCATCCGTCGCCCGCCTGGCCGCGTTCGAGCACACCGTCCTCACCCCGCACCACTCGGGGCACGCGCGCGAGGTCTTCGCCGCACGCGCCGCCGACATCGCTCGCAACCTCGAGCTGCTCGCCGCCGGCGCGCCACTCGAGCGCCGCGTGCGCTGA
- a CDS encoding glucarate dehydratase family protein yields MRRAEHAIRDVRVVPVAFADLPLLNTVGVHEPYALRAIVQIRTESGLTGLGETYGDEGHLRRLEAAAALLIGCDVFATNELRARVRASLRSDTGTGGHGMSGMVTGSSTADRVLSAFDVAALDVRGKALGLPVSDLLGGAVRETVPFSGYLFYKWEGHPGSPADAWGPALDPEGIVAQARRIVDEYGFGALKLKAGVFDPDDEIAAVLALRDAFPEHPLRIDPNGAWSVETSVRVADALTGVIEYLEDPTPGIEGMAAVRASTGIPLATNMCVVSFADVAPAIRAGAIDVVLSDHHFWGGLERSRLLAGIAETVGWGLSMHSNSHLGISLAAMVHLAGATEVLDYACDTHWPWKRADEDVIVPGALSFSDGAVAVPTGPGLGVELDEDALQRLHRQYLDSGIRERDDTGYMQRHVPEYTLASPRW; encoded by the coding sequence GTGCGCCGCGCCGAGCACGCCATCCGCGACGTCCGGGTCGTCCCGGTCGCCTTCGCCGACCTCCCCCTGCTGAACACCGTCGGGGTCCACGAGCCGTACGCGCTGCGCGCGATCGTGCAGATCCGCACCGAGAGCGGCCTGACCGGACTCGGGGAGACCTACGGCGACGAGGGGCACCTCCGTCGCCTCGAAGCCGCGGCGGCGCTGCTGATCGGATGCGACGTCTTCGCGACGAACGAGCTGCGTGCCCGTGTCCGCGCGTCGCTGCGCTCGGACACGGGCACCGGCGGCCACGGGATGTCGGGCATGGTCACCGGCAGCAGCACCGCAGACCGCGTGCTGTCGGCGTTCGACGTCGCAGCCCTCGACGTGCGCGGCAAGGCGCTCGGTCTGCCGGTGAGCGATCTGCTCGGCGGCGCCGTCCGCGAGACGGTGCCCTTCAGCGGCTATCTCTTCTACAAATGGGAGGGTCACCCCGGCTCGCCCGCCGACGCCTGGGGACCGGCGCTCGACCCCGAGGGGATCGTCGCGCAGGCGCGGCGGATCGTCGACGAGTACGGGTTCGGCGCGCTGAAGCTCAAGGCGGGCGTGTTCGACCCGGACGACGAGATCGCGGCCGTCCTGGCCCTTCGCGACGCGTTCCCCGAGCATCCGCTGCGCATCGATCCGAACGGCGCGTGGAGCGTCGAGACCTCGGTGCGGGTCGCCGACGCGCTCACCGGCGTCATCGAGTACCTCGAGGACCCGACCCCCGGCATCGAGGGCATGGCCGCGGTGCGGGCGAGCACCGGCATCCCGCTCGCTACGAACATGTGCGTCGTGAGCTTCGCCGACGTCGCTCCCGCGATCCGCGCCGGCGCGATCGACGTCGTCCTCTCGGACCACCACTTCTGGGGCGGACTCGAACGGTCGCGCCTGCTCGCCGGCATCGCCGAGACGGTCGGCTGGGGGCTGTCGATGCACTCGAACTCGCACCTCGGCATCAGCCTCGCCGCGATGGTGCACCTGGCGGGGGCGACCGAAGTCCTCGACTACGCCTGCGACACGCACTGGCCGTGGAAGCGCGCGGACGAGGACGTCATCGTCCCGGGCGCGCTGTCGTTCTCGGACGGCGCGGTCGCCGTGCCGACGGGCCCCGGCCTCGGGGTGGAACTCGACGAGGACGCCCTGCAGCGCCTGCACCGCCAGTACCTCGACTCCGGCATCCGCGAGCGGGACGACACCGGCTACATGCAGCGGCACGTCCCCGAGTACACGCTCGCCAGCCCGCGGTGGTGA
- a CDS encoding aldehyde dehydrogenase (NADP(+)), whose product MERTLSIHSIIAGAPVAGSGEEISAVAAFDGAPLEPAYRATSPEEFERAASAAADAFDAYRATDHETRAAFLERIADAIEARGAEITERGVVETGLPAARLENERGRTTGQLRLFAAVLREGSWAGARIDRALPDRAPAPRPDLRRRLVPLGPVAVFGASNFPLAFSTAGGDTASALAAGCPVIVKAHQGHPGVASLIGDAIAEAVEASRLPGGVFSQVFGSGRDIGQRLVADPRIAAVGFTGSRAGGLSLVRTAQQRPVPIPVYAEMSSINPVVVLPAAVEADGGAIAAGYVDSLTLGSGQFCTNPGILVVPRSAAGDELLGRVAELVRGRTGQTMLTPGIHSAFREGVDARRAADTAIVGEGAPGEGPHAPAPIVFEADAASFGDALADEVFGAAGLVLRYDSAEQLHGLVDGLEGQLTATVFAAEADHEVARGLLPVLERRVGRILFNGWPTGVEVTWTMVHGGPFPATSDSRSTSVGAAAIERFLRPVAYQNVPAGLLPEVVRDDNPWGVPQRVDGGIVLP is encoded by the coding sequence ATGGAGCGCACACTCTCCATCCACTCGATCATCGCGGGGGCGCCGGTCGCCGGCTCCGGCGAGGAGATCTCGGCCGTGGCCGCCTTCGACGGCGCACCGCTCGAACCCGCCTACCGGGCGACGAGCCCCGAGGAGTTCGAGCGCGCCGCATCCGCAGCCGCCGACGCGTTCGACGCCTACCGCGCGACAGACCACGAGACGCGCGCCGCCTTCCTCGAGCGGATCGCGGACGCGATCGAGGCGCGCGGCGCCGAGATCACGGAGCGCGGCGTCGTCGAGACCGGCCTGCCCGCGGCGCGCCTCGAGAACGAGCGCGGCCGCACGACCGGCCAGCTGCGCCTGTTCGCCGCCGTCCTCCGCGAGGGCAGCTGGGCGGGTGCGCGCATCGACCGCGCACTGCCCGACCGTGCGCCCGCGCCGCGGCCGGACCTCCGCCGCCGCCTCGTGCCCCTCGGCCCGGTCGCCGTCTTCGGCGCCAGCAACTTCCCGCTCGCGTTCTCGACCGCCGGCGGCGACACCGCGTCGGCGCTCGCCGCCGGGTGCCCCGTCATCGTGAAGGCCCACCAGGGGCATCCCGGCGTCGCCTCGCTCATCGGCGACGCGATCGCCGAAGCCGTCGAGGCGTCGAGACTGCCCGGCGGCGTGTTCTCGCAGGTCTTCGGCTCGGGCCGCGACATCGGCCAGCGCCTGGTCGCCGACCCGCGGATCGCCGCCGTCGGCTTCACCGGCTCGCGCGCGGGCGGGCTGTCCCTCGTCCGCACCGCACAGCAGCGCCCCGTGCCGATCCCGGTCTACGCCGAGATGAGCAGCATCAACCCGGTCGTCGTCCTGCCCGCCGCCGTCGAGGCCGACGGCGGAGCCATCGCGGCCGGGTACGTCGACTCGCTGACGCTCGGCTCGGGGCAGTTCTGCACGAACCCGGGCATCCTCGTGGTGCCGCGCTCCGCCGCAGGAGACGAGTTGCTGGGCCGCGTCGCCGAGCTCGTCCGCGGCCGGACGGGGCAGACCATGCTGACCCCCGGCATCCACTCCGCCTTCCGTGAGGGCGTCGACGCGCGCCGAGCCGCCGACACGGCGATCGTCGGCGAGGGTGCGCCCGGCGAGGGCCCCCACGCGCCTGCGCCGATCGTGTTCGAGGCGGATGCCGCATCGTTCGGCGACGCGCTGGCCGACGAGGTCTTCGGGGCCGCGGGACTGGTGCTGCGGTACGACTCGGCCGAGCAGCTGCACGGCCTCGTCGACGGCCTCGAGGGGCAGCTGACCGCCACGGTGTTCGCCGCGGAGGCCGACCACGAGGTGGCCCGCGGCCTGCTCCCGGTGCTCGAGCGGCGCGTGGGGCGCATCCTGTTCAACGGCTGGCCGACGGGGGTCGAGGTGACGTGGACGATGGTCCACGGCGGACCGTTCCCGGCCACCTCGGACTCGCGCAGCACGTCGGTGGGCGCCGCCGCGATCGAACGCTTCCTGCGGCCGGTGGCGTACCAGAACGTGCCCGCCGGGCTGCTGCCCGAGGTCGTCCGCGACGACAATCCGTGGGGCGTCCCGCAGCGCGTCGACGGCGGGATCGTGCTGCCCTGA
- a CDS encoding ABC transporter substrate-binding protein, producing MSSSSPRTRRFAGVAAGAAAAVLFTGCAVANSEGTSTGADSDALRVVLSQEPPTLEPCEANLTSTGVVVRSNITEPLVERDPTTGELDPLLATAWEQTGDTEWTFTLQEGVTFQDGSPFNAEAAAFSIDRAVNSDLGCNVEGYVFGDDDLGVEAVDDTTLVITTPSPDPILPLKLSFIEIVPTSTDTSAKVREPIGTGPYAVAQWDAGTRLTLERYDDYWGDAPEFASVEYQWRDEGTVRAAMITSDEADIATGLSVDDGIGDLGVAYPNNETVALRFTGDIAPLDDIRIRQAINYAVDREGIVSSLYPDGDVVAAQLIPEGVVGHNPDLEPWEYDPERAAELVQEAAADGVAVDTPITLVARNAQFPKVGEMAEVLREQMAAAGLKVELRMVDTTQHLQYQLRPFVTNEGPIALLVQHGNQAGDAQFTVEQYMSSTGAQSTFGTDEFDAILDAASQLSGDERQQAYADIFEYQNEEIVQFSFIAHQTGMLGISDRVSYEPNSASGDELRISQVTLAG from the coding sequence ATGTCTTCTTCTTCACCCCGAACCCGCCGATTCGCGGGAGTCGCCGCCGGCGCCGCCGCCGCTGTCCTGTTCACCGGATGCGCCGTCGCGAACTCCGAGGGAACGTCGACCGGCGCCGACAGCGACGCCCTGCGCGTCGTGCTCTCGCAGGAGCCGCCGACCCTCGAGCCCTGCGAGGCGAACCTGACCTCGACCGGCGTGGTGGTGCGCAGCAACATCACCGAGCCGCTCGTCGAGCGCGACCCCACCACCGGTGAACTCGACCCGCTGCTGGCGACCGCGTGGGAGCAGACCGGCGACACCGAGTGGACCTTCACCCTGCAGGAGGGCGTCACCTTCCAGGATGGCTCGCCCTTCAACGCCGAGGCCGCCGCGTTCTCGATCGACCGCGCCGTCAACTCCGACCTCGGCTGCAACGTCGAGGGCTACGTCTTCGGCGACGACGACCTGGGCGTCGAGGCCGTCGACGACACGACCCTCGTGATCACGACTCCGAGCCCCGACCCGATCCTCCCGCTGAAGCTCTCGTTCATCGAGATCGTGCCGACCTCGACCGACACGTCGGCGAAGGTCCGCGAGCCGATCGGCACCGGCCCCTACGCCGTCGCGCAGTGGGATGCCGGGACCCGCCTCACGCTCGAGCGGTACGACGACTACTGGGGCGACGCCCCGGAGTTCGCGTCCGTCGAGTACCAGTGGCGTGACGAGGGCACCGTGCGCGCGGCGATGATCACGAGCGACGAGGCCGACATCGCGACCGGCCTGAGCGTCGACGACGGCATCGGCGACCTCGGCGTGGCGTACCCGAACAACGAGACCGTGGCGCTCCGCTTCACCGGCGACATCGCGCCGCTCGACGACATCCGCATCCGTCAGGCCATCAACTACGCGGTCGACCGTGAGGGCATCGTCTCGTCGCTCTACCCCGACGGCGACGTCGTGGCCGCGCAGCTGATCCCCGAGGGCGTCGTGGGCCACAACCCCGACCTCGAGCCGTGGGAGTACGACCCCGAGCGCGCCGCCGAGCTGGTGCAGGAGGCCGCCGCCGACGGCGTGGCCGTCGACACCCCGATCACGCTCGTCGCCCGCAACGCGCAGTTCCCGAAGGTCGGCGAGATGGCAGAGGTCCTGCGCGAGCAGATGGCCGCGGCGGGCTTGAAGGTCGAGCTGCGGATGGTCGACACGACGCAGCACCTGCAGTACCAGCTGCGTCCGTTCGTGACCAACGAAGGGCCGATCGCCCTGCTGGTCCAGCACGGCAACCAGGCCGGTGACGCGCAGTTCACCGTCGAGCAGTACATGTCCTCCACGGGCGCGCAGAGCACCTTCGGCACGGACGAGTTCGACGCGATCCTGGACGCTGCCTCGCAGCTGTCGGGCGACGAGCGCCAGCAGGCCTACGCCGACATCTTCGAGTACCAGAACGAGGAGATCGTGCAGTTCTCCTTCATCGCCCACCAGACCGGCATGCTCGGCATCTCCGACCGCGTGTCGTACGAGCCGAACTCGGCCTCGGGCGACGAGCTGCGGATCTCGCAGGTCACCCTGGCCGGCTGA
- a CDS encoding MFS transporter, which produces MTRTNGGTPEIPATADSGALPVMFQDLEERPVARRNVVSWAMWDWATQPFNSVILTFVFVSLYLVSDTFLPENVARLADDDPIKESALAELSSGYGLVSTIAGLAILLLAPILGQVADRKGRKKRWLLIATALLALLQFSLFFVFADPTYFWFGAIIVSLGAVASEIAGVNYNALLVSVSTPRTVGKVSGLGWGLGYIGGILALVAVVVLNAVEWFGLDTSDGLAYRLIAAGCAVWTIVFAIPLFRNVPEPPAPPGEPPLGFTAWFRAFFRSIRDLFRSHRPTAWFLLASAVYRDGLGGVFAFGGVLAAVAFGFSPNEVILFGIAANLVAGISTVLAGRLDDRFGARAIILTSLVGLVASALGVFLLHDAGKLPFWILGLALCAFVGPAQASTRSLLARVTPEHMQGEVFGLYATTGRVVSFLAPGMWTLFITVFGATYWGILGIAIVLVVGLVLMLFVKLPRPAHLR; this is translated from the coding sequence ATGACGCGCACCAACGGCGGGACGCCCGAGATCCCCGCCACCGCCGACAGCGGCGCCCTCCCCGTGATGTTCCAGGACCTCGAGGAACGACCGGTCGCCCGCAGGAACGTCGTGTCCTGGGCGATGTGGGACTGGGCGACGCAGCCGTTCAACTCGGTCATACTGACCTTCGTCTTCGTCTCGCTGTACCTCGTGTCGGACACGTTCCTCCCCGAGAACGTCGCCCGCCTCGCCGACGACGACCCGATCAAGGAGTCCGCGCTCGCGGAGCTGTCGAGCGGATACGGCCTCGTCTCGACGATCGCCGGACTCGCGATCCTGCTGCTCGCGCCGATCCTCGGACAGGTCGCCGACCGCAAGGGCCGCAAGAAGCGGTGGCTGCTCATCGCGACGGCGCTGCTCGCCCTTCTGCAGTTCAGCCTCTTCTTCGTCTTCGCCGACCCGACCTACTTCTGGTTCGGCGCGATCATCGTCTCGCTCGGCGCCGTGGCCTCCGAGATCGCCGGCGTCAACTACAACGCGCTGCTCGTCAGCGTCTCGACGCCCCGCACGGTCGGCAAGGTGTCGGGACTCGGCTGGGGACTCGGCTACATCGGCGGCATCCTCGCCCTCGTCGCCGTCGTCGTCCTCAATGCCGTCGAGTGGTTCGGTCTCGACACGTCCGACGGCCTCGCGTACCGGCTCATCGCCGCGGGCTGCGCCGTGTGGACGATCGTCTTCGCGATCCCGCTCTTCCGGAACGTCCCCGAACCGCCGGCGCCCCCGGGAGAGCCGCCACTCGGGTTCACCGCCTGGTTCCGCGCGTTCTTCCGCTCGATCCGCGACCTGTTCCGCTCGCACCGCCCGACGGCGTGGTTCCTGCTCGCGAGCGCCGTCTACCGCGACGGCCTCGGCGGCGTCTTCGCCTTCGGCGGTGTGCTCGCCGCCGTCGCGTTCGGGTTCTCGCCGAACGAGGTCATCCTCTTCGGCATCGCCGCGAACCTCGTGGCCGGCATCTCGACGGTGCTCGCCGGTCGCCTCGACGACCGCTTCGGCGCCCGCGCGATCATCCTCACGTCGCTCGTGGGTCTCGTCGCGTCGGCCCTGGGGGTGTTCCTCCTGCACGACGCGGGCAAACTGCCGTTCTGGATCCTCGGTCTCGCGCTCTGCGCCTTCGTCGGTCCCGCGCAGGCCTCGACGCGCTCACTCCTGGCTCGCGTGACCCCGGAGCACATGCAGGGCGAGGTGTTCGGCCTCTACGCGACGACCGGACGCGTCGTCAGCTTCCTGGCGCCGGGCATGTGGACGCTGTTCATCACGGTCTTCGGTGCGACCTACTGGGGCATCCTCGGCATCGCGATCGTGCTCGTGGTGGGCCTCGTCCTCATGCTCTTCGTGAAGCTGCCGCGGCCGGCGCACCTGCGCTGA
- a CDS encoding sulfite exporter TauE/SafE family protein: MSVEALLFLALIVFVASCLQAAIGFGLGMVAAPFVAIVDASLLPAVVIMLAIMVSAVIAVVERAALDVRGAGWALVGRVPGSILGAVLVAVVSAQAIGWLVAATVLVGVVASLRGWMPRVTRTTQVVAGGLSGVMGTATSIGGAPMALVWQGSDGPRLRGTMSAFFLVGSVVSTIALAVLGQISLHTLQVTGLLVLPAALGIVASRFAVRHLDKRRVRLVALGASLLGAVLLIGTQTAALLAG, translated from the coding sequence GTGAGCGTCGAGGCGCTCCTCTTCCTCGCGCTCATCGTCTTCGTCGCCTCGTGCCTGCAGGCCGCGATCGGGTTCGGGCTCGGCATGGTCGCCGCCCCCTTCGTCGCGATCGTCGACGCGTCGCTCCTGCCGGCGGTCGTCATCATGCTCGCGATCATGGTGTCGGCGGTCATCGCGGTGGTCGAACGGGCCGCGCTCGATGTGCGGGGCGCGGGGTGGGCGCTCGTCGGACGGGTGCCCGGCAGCATCCTCGGTGCGGTCCTCGTCGCCGTCGTGTCGGCCCAGGCCATCGGCTGGCTCGTCGCCGCGACCGTCCTCGTCGGCGTCGTCGCGTCCCTCCGGGGATGGATGCCGCGGGTCACCCGGACCACGCAGGTCGTCGCCGGGGGCCTCTCGGGGGTCATGGGCACCGCGACCTCGATCGGCGGTGCGCCGATGGCGCTCGTCTGGCAGGGGTCTGACGGACCGCGCCTGCGGGGCACGATGTCGGCGTTCTTCCTCGTCGGGTCGGTGGTCTCGACGATCGCGCTGGCGGTGCTCGGTCAGATCTCCCTGCACACTCTGCAGGTCACGGGCCTGCTGGTGCTCCCTGCGGCGCTCGGTATCGTCGCGTCGCGCTTCGCCGTCCGCCACCTCGACAAGCGCCGCGTCCGTCTCGTCGCGCTCGGCGCCTCACTCCTCGGCGCGGTGCTGCTCATCGGCACGCAGACGGCCGCGCTGCTCGCCGGCTGA
- a CDS encoding ABC transporter permease, with product MSELPATQNILALEDRAQTGRRASLFRMLLNDPVATASAVILVVVGLTAIVAPPLLGDLARAQDLGARNLPPFSVAEGRQYILGSDSLGRSMIARMMVAAGTTLGVAVPAVLVAALVGSAWGIWAGFHRGWREAVSMRIADVIMSFPSLLLAVVVLYIFNPSAANIVLVLAVTRIPVYLRTARAEAAELRSRMFVDAARNFGTRPNAVIRRHIVPNVLPTLVTLATLEFCYVMLAESSLSFLGIGIQPPDVSWGLMVAQGREYLSQAWWLSVLPGLAIVITTVAANVLAAWLRLATDPGQRWRLASKGRRRFIGRVTPRATR from the coding sequence ATGTCTGAACTCCCGGCCACGCAGAACATCCTCGCGCTCGAGGACCGCGCCCAGACGGGCCGGCGGGCGAGCCTGTTCCGGATGCTGCTGAACGACCCGGTCGCCACGGCGTCCGCCGTCATCCTCGTCGTCGTCGGCCTGACCGCGATCGTCGCGCCGCCCCTGCTCGGCGACCTCGCCCGCGCGCAGGATCTCGGCGCCCGCAACCTGCCTCCCTTCAGTGTCGCTGAAGGGAGGCAGTACATCCTCGGCAGCGACAGCCTCGGCCGCAGCATGATCGCGCGCATGATGGTCGCGGCCGGCACGACGCTCGGCGTCGCGGTGCCCGCGGTGCTGGTGGCAGCCCTCGTCGGTTCGGCCTGGGGCATCTGGGCCGGCTTCCACCGCGGCTGGCGCGAGGCGGTCTCGATGCGCATCGCCGACGTCATCATGAGCTTCCCGTCGCTGCTGCTCGCCGTCGTCGTGCTGTACATCTTCAACCCGAGCGCGGCGAACATCGTGCTGGTCCTGGCGGTCACCCGCATCCCGGTCTACCTCCGCACCGCACGCGCCGAGGCGGCCGAGCTGCGCTCGCGGATGTTCGTCGACGCGGCGCGCAACTTCGGCACGCGTCCGAACGCCGTCATCCGCCGGCACATCGTCCCGAACGTCCTGCCGACCCTCGTCACCCTCGCCACGCTCGAGTTCTGCTACGTCATGCTCGCCGAATCGTCGCTCAGCTTCCTCGGCATCGGCATCCAGCCGCCGGACGTCAGCTGGGGCCTCATGGTCGCGCAGGGACGCGAGTACCTCTCGCAGGCGTGGTGGCTGTCGGTCCTGCCGGGCCTCGCGATCGTCATCACGACCGTGGCGGCGAACGTGCTGGCCGCGTGGCTGCGCCTCGCGACCGACCCCGGTCAGCGCTGGCGGCTCGCTTCGAAGGGGCGCCGCCGGTTCATCGGCCGGGTGACGCCGCGCGCCACGCGTTGA